Proteins from a single region of Dyadobacter fanqingshengii:
- a CDS encoding TonB-dependent receptor produces the protein MKNKVLAPFFLSLFFCISALAQNRHTVSGYVKDQSNGEGLIGVSVYVREAETGVVTNPYGFYSLTLPEGNYTLVFSYIGYQKAEKTVNLDVDKTVSIEMSDESTDLQEVTISTQKEDENVRGIEMSVNKVEMKTIRKMPALLGEVDLIRSIQLLPGVTSVGEGASGFNVRGGDISQNLVLLDEAPVYNSSHLFGFFSVFNPDAVKDVKLIKGGIPSLYGGRISSILDVRMKEGNAKKREINGGIGTIFSRLTYEQPFAKGKGSFIVAGRRSYIDVLAKPFLNSDLKDSKFYFYDLTAKVNYRIGDKDTFFASGYFGKDVFGGGDFGFGWGNATATARWNHIFSNKLFMNLTGYYSNYDYNLGQNQNKPDAKDKFDWKSKIISTSIKPDFTFYITPNNQLTFGGQYIYYDTRPGKALAVSEGENTDISLEPRYADESALYIGNEQKFSDRISLQYGVRYSYFRSLGQGTEYDYLEIEKGQRKMPVFPGKSYKKGDVIKSYGNWEPRASLNIGITKDASIKASYNRTAQYLHLLSNTAASSPLDVWTLSSINIAPEKADQVALGWFQNFNNNMYEASVEVYYKKLYNQIDYVPGSELLLNEFVAGDLLFGKGRAYGAEFYLKKNKGRLTGWISYTLSRTERLLETINNSDWFPARFDKPHNFTSVAIYEMSKRLSLSANFTITSGTPATFPTNRYEWGGWPIGNNYDGARNNNRIPAYHRLDLAATLKSKKKLFKVGQGEYVFSVYNVYNRRNPFSVYTRANEDTPLKTEAVRYSVIGNFIPAITYNFKF, from the coding sequence ATGAAAAACAAAGTACTCGCTCCATTTTTTCTCTCGCTCTTCTTTTGTATCAGCGCACTCGCGCAAAACCGGCACACTGTTAGCGGTTATGTCAAAGACCAGTCAAATGGTGAAGGCCTCATCGGGGTTTCTGTCTACGTTCGTGAAGCCGAAACCGGCGTAGTGACGAATCCTTACGGCTTTTATTCCCTGACCTTGCCTGAGGGAAATTACACGCTCGTGTTTTCGTATATAGGTTACCAGAAAGCTGAAAAGACAGTCAATCTGGATGTAGACAAAACCGTCAGCATTGAAATGTCCGACGAAAGCACCGATTTACAGGAAGTAACAATCTCTACACAAAAGGAAGATGAAAATGTGAGGGGAATTGAAATGTCTGTAAATAAAGTGGAAATGAAGACGATCCGTAAAATGCCTGCATTATTAGGTGAGGTGGATCTGATCCGTAGCATTCAATTACTGCCTGGCGTCACTTCGGTTGGGGAAGGTGCTTCGGGTTTTAATGTGCGTGGCGGGGATATTTCTCAAAACCTTGTGCTCCTGGACGAAGCGCCGGTGTACAATTCCTCCCATTTATTCGGATTCTTCTCCGTTTTCAATCCCGATGCAGTTAAGGATGTAAAATTGATAAAAGGCGGAATTCCTTCACTTTATGGCGGCCGTATTTCTTCCATTCTGGACGTTAGGATGAAGGAAGGGAATGCCAAGAAACGTGAGATTAATGGGGGGATCGGGACTATTTTTTCAAGATTAACCTATGAACAGCCGTTTGCGAAAGGAAAAGGCTCATTCATCGTCGCCGGTCGCCGGTCGTACATTGACGTTTTGGCCAAACCGTTTTTGAACTCGGATCTTAAAGATTCCAAGTTTTATTTCTACGATCTGACAGCCAAAGTGAATTATAGAATTGGCGATAAAGACACATTTTTCGCATCGGGTTATTTTGGGAAAGACGTTTTTGGTGGAGGCGATTTTGGTTTTGGATGGGGTAATGCAACAGCCACAGCACGCTGGAACCACATTTTTTCCAACAAACTGTTCATGAACCTGACCGGTTATTATAGCAATTACGACTATAATCTTGGTCAAAATCAAAACAAGCCGGATGCAAAAGACAAGTTTGACTGGAAATCGAAAATCATCAGCACGAGCATCAAGCCAGACTTTACATTTTACATTACACCAAACAACCAGCTCACATTTGGCGGGCAATACATTTACTATGACACCCGCCCGGGCAAAGCGCTCGCAGTTTCGGAAGGAGAAAACACGGACATTAGCCTGGAACCGCGTTATGCCGACGAATCAGCATTATATATAGGTAACGAACAGAAATTTTCCGATAGGATATCACTACAATATGGCGTCCGCTATTCCTATTTCAGAAGCCTGGGGCAGGGAACAGAGTATGATTATCTTGAAATTGAAAAAGGCCAGCGCAAAATGCCTGTCTTTCCTGGGAAATCGTACAAGAAAGGGGATGTGATCAAAAGTTACGGGAACTGGGAGCCGCGCGCATCTTTGAACATTGGTATTACCAAGGACGCGTCAATCAAGGCCAGCTACAACCGGACGGCGCAATATCTGCATTTGCTGTCCAACACAGCTGCCAGCTCACCATTAGACGTCTGGACGCTGAGCTCGATCAACATTGCTCCTGAAAAAGCAGATCAGGTTGCATTAGGCTGGTTTCAGAATTTCAATAATAACATGTACGAGGCGTCTGTGGAGGTTTATTACAAAAAACTTTACAACCAGATCGATTACGTTCCAGGCTCTGAATTGCTTTTGAATGAGTTTGTGGCAGGCGACCTGCTTTTCGGAAAAGGCCGTGCATACGGTGCCGAATTTTATCTGAAAAAGAACAAAGGAAGACTTACAGGTTGGATCAGTTATACATTATCCAGAACCGAAAGGCTGCTTGAAACTATCAATAACAGCGACTGGTTCCCTGCCCGATTTGACAAGCCGCATAATTTCACATCGGTTGCGATTTATGAAATGAGCAAGAGATTGTCACTTTCGGCGAATTTTACCATTACATCAGGCACACCGGCAACATTCCCTACAAACCGTTACGAGTGGGGCGGCTGGCCGATCGGCAATAATTATGATGGCGCGAGAAATAATAACCGCATTCCGGCTTACCATCGCCTCGATCTGGCCGCTACATTGAAATCCAAGAAGAAGTTGTTTAAAGTGGGCCAGGGTGAATATGTGTTCTCGGTGTACAATGTGTACAATCGTCGTAACCCATTCTCGGTTTACACACGTGCTAATGAGGATACGCCACTCAAAACAGAGGCTGTTCGCTATTCCGTAATTGGCAATTTTATTCCCGCTATTACTTACAATTTCAAGTTTTAA
- a CDS encoding response regulator transcription factor produces the protein MKKRILYVEDDPNLAFATKDNLEEYDYEVVHAPDGVKALEYFGKDHFDICVLDIMLPKMDGFTLAEKIRNSDSQVPILFLTARALQEDKIKGLKLGADDYITKPFSIEELKLRIDVFLRRSKSEQPLVAKTDSSKVGKYTFDFQKLTLAINGSSQNLTFREAEVLKYLSERPDQVIRRDELLKAIWGDDDYFMGRSLDVFISRLRKYLSADPDIKIDNIHGVGFRMRW, from the coding sequence ATGAAAAAACGAATATTATACGTCGAGGACGATCCGAACCTGGCATTCGCGACGAAAGATAATCTGGAAGAGTATGATTATGAAGTTGTTCACGCGCCGGACGGCGTGAAAGCATTGGAATATTTCGGGAAAGATCATTTCGATATCTGCGTGCTGGACATTATGCTTCCTAAGATGGATGGATTTACACTGGCAGAAAAAATCCGTAATTCCGACAGCCAGGTTCCCATCCTTTTTCTGACAGCCCGCGCTTTGCAGGAAGACAAGATTAAAGGCCTCAAACTTGGTGCCGACGATTACATTACCAAGCCATTCAGCATTGAAGAGCTCAAATTGCGCATTGATGTGTTTCTGCGCCGGAGCAAATCGGAGCAGCCACTGGTGGCGAAAACGGATTCAAGCAAAGTGGGGAAATACACTTTCGACTTTCAGAAACTGACATTAGCCATTAACGGAAGCAGTCAGAATTTAACATTCCGGGAAGCGGAAGTGCTGAAATATCTCTCAGAACGGCCCGATCAGGTCATTCGCCGGGATGAGCTTTTGAAGGCGATCTGGGGCGACGACGATTATTTTATGGGCCGCAGCCTGGATGTGTTTATTTCAAGATTAAGGAAATATCTATCAGCCGATCCGGACATTAAAATTGATAATATTCACGGCGTAGGGTTTAGAATGAGGTGGTAG
- the rpmB gene encoding 50S ribosomal protein L28, whose product MAKVCQITGKRTRVGNNVSHANNKTKRKFFPNLQKKRFFLPSTGEWVTLKVATSALRTINKNGIEATIQKAYDKGTLTF is encoded by the coding sequence ATGGCTAAGGTTTGTCAAATTACAGGTAAAAGAACTCGCGTTGGAAATAACGTTTCTCACGCTAATAATAAAACAAAGCGTAAATTCTTCCCGAATTTGCAAAAGAAACGTTTCTTCCTTCCTTCGACAGGAGAGTGGGTTACGTTAAAAGTAGCTACTTCTGCTCTTCGTACTATCAACAAGAATGGTATTGAAGCAACGATTCAAAAAGCATACGACAAAGGAACACTTACGTTCTAA
- a CDS encoding DUF4249 domain-containing protein, which translates to MRRFNNISNIKHFGLLSLFFAMFVALTSCEDVINLDTKTGPDQLVVDGWITNEAGPQTIKLSWSASYFNNGPAKPVLGAAVTVTDDKGKVYEFKDLAGNGQYVWGKTNADTLGRVGRTYNLKIVNEAATYTASSELKRVPQVDSIVYRKEKLPFEPDKGPKEGYVVQFYARDFVGEGDTYWIKPVISGKPKVEKAVNISIAYDAAFGSGAPSDGLIFILPIRESLTTDSLYSAGASVGVELHSITNETFEYLKQIREQAANGGLFAVPIQNIKSNVVNADPKGPRALGLFGTSAVSRKETVIDPEKARPDED; encoded by the coding sequence ATGAGAAGATTCAATAATATTTCAAATATCAAGCATTTCGGGTTGCTATCATTGTTTTTTGCAATGTTCGTAGCGCTTACCAGCTGCGAAGACGTCATTAATCTGGATACGAAAACAGGGCCGGATCAGCTCGTTGTGGACGGCTGGATCACGAATGAGGCTGGGCCGCAGACGATCAAACTTTCCTGGTCAGCAAGTTATTTCAATAATGGCCCTGCCAAACCGGTTTTGGGTGCAGCAGTGACTGTTACGGATGATAAGGGTAAGGTTTATGAGTTTAAAGATCTGGCTGGAAACGGTCAGTATGTTTGGGGAAAAACCAATGCGGATACTTTGGGCCGGGTGGGAAGAACCTATAATCTTAAAATCGTAAACGAAGCAGCCACTTACACGGCGTCCAGTGAATTGAAACGCGTTCCGCAGGTGGATTCCATTGTTTACCGCAAAGAAAAATTGCCTTTTGAGCCGGATAAGGGGCCAAAAGAAGGATATGTTGTGCAGTTTTATGCGCGTGATTTTGTTGGCGAAGGCGACACTTACTGGATCAAACCCGTTATCAGTGGAAAACCGAAGGTTGAAAAAGCAGTCAACATTTCCATCGCCTATGATGCCGCATTCGGGTCGGGCGCTCCTTCGGATGGACTGATTTTCATCTTGCCCATTCGCGAATCGCTCACAACGGATTCACTTTACTCTGCGGGCGCATCGGTCGGTGTCGAATTACACAGCATCACAAACGAAACCTTTGAATATTTAAAACAAATCCGCGAGCAAGCAGCAAACGGAGGACTTTTCGCAGTTCCGATTCAGAACATTAAATCCAATGTCGTTAATGCAGATCCGAAAGGTCCGAGGGCGCTTGGGTTGTTCGGCACTTCGGCTGTTAGCCGGAAAGAAACGGTGATCGATCCTGAAAAGGCGCGTCCGGACGAGGATTAA
- the folK gene encoding 2-amino-4-hydroxy-6-hydroxymethyldihydropteridine diphosphokinase, which yields MADSESIFLSLGSNLGDRQAVLASAREQIAKRVGLISGESSLYETEPWGLADQPAFLNQVIRVETELAPDEVLRIILDIEHELGRVRYERWGARVIDIDLLYYNALVLDSARLTLPHPRLQDRLFNLIPLVEIAPDFMNPLLKKTSLELLNLCTDSGVVSKIS from the coding sequence ATGGCTGATTCTGAAAGCATTTTTCTCTCATTAGGCTCGAATCTCGGCGACCGGCAGGCTGTGCTTGCTTCTGCGAGAGAACAAATTGCAAAAAGGGTTGGCCTGATATCCGGCGAATCTTCGCTTTACGAAACAGAACCCTGGGGACTGGCCGATCAGCCCGCATTCCTGAACCAGGTGATCCGCGTTGAGACCGAACTTGCTCCCGACGAAGTTTTAAGGATCATACTGGACATTGAGCACGAGCTCGGCCGCGTTCGTTACGAACGCTGGGGAGCCCGCGTGATCGACATTGATCTGCTGTATTACAATGCATTGGTACTGGATAGTGCCCGGCTCACATTACCACATCCCCGTCTTCAGGACCGCCTTTTTAACCTGATTCCGCTTGTCGAAATTGCACCTGATTTTATGAACCCGCTTCTCAAAAAAACGTCCCTTGAATTGTTGAATCTATGTACGGATAGCGGCGTCGTATCAAAAATTTCATAA